A stretch of the Pantoea nemavictus genome encodes the following:
- a CDS encoding phage antirepressor KilAC domain-containing protein, which yields MMISTESLSALNTSLLMGSREIARVIGITHGEVKRLIKSLETAQRLSQPLTVNHYEHLGEMRQELQLNKRDSLLAVARLSPGFTAEILDLWQQREQFTHLPDFTNPAEAARAWAEQFEQRRAAEQQLALSTPKAEFFDRFVEVEDSLGFRQLCKMLKVKETEFREFLLARNIMYREKGTLAPQQHHMQAGYFTLRSGRGENQHAFSQARFTAKGVKWVASLWAGHMSDQPKGVAA from the coding sequence ATGATGATCTCAACCGAAAGTCTGTCTGCTTTGAATACATCCTTGTTGATGGGCAGTCGTGAAATTGCCAGGGTCATAGGCATCACACACGGTGAAGTGAAACGCCTGATTAAAAGCCTGGAAACCGCCCAGCGTCTTTCCCAGCCGCTGACGGTTAATCATTATGAGCATCTGGGTGAAATGCGGCAGGAGTTGCAGCTCAATAAGCGGGACTCATTGTTAGCCGTGGCGCGACTCTCGCCCGGTTTTACTGCGGAAATACTCGATCTTTGGCAGCAGCGTGAACAATTTACTCATCTGCCCGATTTCACCAATCCGGCCGAAGCGGCCCGCGCCTGGGCGGAACAGTTTGAACAGCGTCGCGCTGCCGAACAGCAACTTGCGTTATCTACGCCTAAGGCTGAATTCTTTGACCGCTTTGTCGAAGTTGAAGACTCGCTCGGCTTTCGTCAGTTGTGCAAAATGCTGAAAGTGAAGGAAACGGAGTTTCGTGAATTTCTCTTAGCGCGCAACATTATGTACCGTGAAAAAGGCACGCTGGCACCACAGCAGCATCATATGCAGGCGGGTTATTTTACGCTGCGATCCGGCCGCGGCGAAAATCAGCATGCGTTTTCGCAGGCACGTTTCACCGCTAAAGGCGTGAAATGGGTGGCGAGTTTATGGGCGGGACATATGTCGGACCAACCGAAAGGTGTCGCGGCCTAG
- a CDS encoding glycosyltransferase family 32 protein has product MKKNKFKTHLVSLGLLAEKKLTKRRTLPDYNPAAEQDINLLPRQTAPAAIPRQIWMYWESETLPAEVQIFVDKIVRENPGYQVTVINNLNIQDYLPGLHFVHQDMRPSHKSDVIRLELLHRYGGIWMDATIILNRTMDELLAVNSADRYDLIAFYRDSSTLDKAYPVIESWFLAAPKNNAFIARWLHFFRPIVEVGADEFFRRLLALPDYETIVQGITPPDYLVVYIAQQQALRENNQYNFYLRKCEASALLYQSLVEWRPVKLSRMLMVDRLPAVLPPLTKLTGFDRKYLDTNLKYGVVNKDSLLGQILLTRQQGARPQTPIPALTGKA; this is encoded by the coding sequence ATGAAAAAGAATAAATTCAAAACCCATCTGGTCTCATTAGGTTTACTGGCAGAGAAAAAGCTTACCAAACGCAGAACGCTACCTGACTACAATCCGGCTGCGGAGCAGGATATCAATTTGCTGCCGCGCCAGACGGCACCTGCCGCCATACCGCGTCAGATTTGGATGTATTGGGAAAGTGAAACGTTGCCGGCGGAAGTGCAGATTTTTGTCGATAAAATCGTGCGCGAAAATCCCGGCTATCAGGTTACGGTGATTAATAACCTGAATATTCAGGACTACCTGCCGGGTTTACACTTCGTGCATCAGGATATGCGACCTTCACACAAAAGTGATGTCATCAGGCTGGAACTGCTGCATCGCTACGGCGGGATCTGGATGGATGCCACCATTATTCTCAATCGCACCATGGATGAGTTGCTGGCGGTGAACAGCGCGGATCGTTATGACCTGATCGCGTTTTATCGCGACAGCTCCACGCTGGATAAAGCCTATCCGGTGATTGAATCCTGGTTTCTTGCCGCGCCGAAAAATAACGCCTTTATAGCGCGCTGGCTGCACTTCTTCCGCCCGATTGTGGAAGTCGGTGCCGATGAGTTTTTCCGTCGTCTGCTCGCGCTGCCTGATTACGAAACCATTGTGCAGGGCATTACGCCGCCCGATTATCTGGTGGTGTATATCGCACAGCAGCAGGCGTTACGCGAAAACAATCAATACAACTTCTATCTGCGGAAATGCGAAGCCAGCGCGTTGCTTTATCAGAGCCTGGTGGAGTGGCGTCCGGTTAAATTGAGCCGCATGTTGATGGTGGATCGTTTGCCTGCGGTGCTGCCGCCGCTGACCAAATTGACGGGGTTTGATCGTAAATATCTCGACACTAACCTGAAATATGGCGTGGTGAACAAAGATAGCTTGCTGGGA